One Gammaproteobacteria bacterium genomic window, AGGCGGTCGACCGCATGTTGCGCTTGCCCGCGGTCGCCAGCAAGAGTTTTTTGATCACCATCGGCGACCGCACTGTCGGAGGGCTGGTGGCGCGCGATCAAATGGTCGGACCTTGGCAGGTGCCGGTGGCAGACGTGGGCGTGACCTGCGCCGACCTTTATGGCTACGCGGGCCAGGCGATGGCCGTGGGTGAGCGCGCGCCGGTCGCGCTGGTCCATCCTGTGGCGTCCGGGCGCATGGCGGTCGGCGAGGCCATCACCAACATCGCGGCGGCATCGATCGCGCGCCTCGGCGATGTCCGCCTGTCCGCCAACTGGATGGCCGCAGCGGGACACCCTGGCGACGACGCCGCGCTGTTCGACACCGTTCGCGCGGTGGGTCTGGAACTGTGTCCCGCATTGGGTATCGCCATCCCGGTAGGCAAGGATTCGCTGTCCATGAAAACGCAGTGGCAGCAAGATGGCGAGGGGCGCGAGGTCACGGCACCGCTGTCGCTGATCGTGTCGGCGTTTGCGCCGGTCAGTGACGTGCGCGTCACGTTGACGCCGCAACTGCGTACCGACTGCGGAGAAACCGAACTGCTGCTCATCGATCTGGGGCAGGGCAGAAACCGGCTCGGTGGTTCGGCTCTCGCGCAGGTTTTCGGACAAGTCGGCGATAGCGCGCCGGACGTGGACGACCCGGAAGAGATCAAATCTTTCTTTGCCGCGATCCAGGCGCTGAATCGCGAGCATCTGCTGCTCGCGTATCACGATCGTTCCGATGGCGGGCTGTTCGTGACCTTATGCGAGATGGCGTTCGCGGGTCACTCAGGTCTCGACATCGACATCGGGTGCCTGGGCGACGATTCTTCAGCCGCGCTGTTCAGCGAGGAACTCGGCGCGGTGGTGCAGGCGCGGCGTGCGGATACGCCGCGAGTGCTTGAAGTACTGAATAATGCAGGTTTAAGCGATTGCAGTCACGTATTGGGCGTGCTTAATCAAGACGATCGAATCGTGATTCGCGCGCGGGACAAGACCCTCATCGATCGATCGAGATCCGATCTGCATAAACGCTGGGCGGAGACCAGCTATCGCATGCAGGCGTTGCGCGATTATCCGGACTGTGCGGCGCAGGAGTTCGAGGCCCTGACCGACGACGCGGATCCGCGTCGCGTGGTTCGGGTCACATTCGATGCCGGTGAAGACACCGCCGCACCGCTGATCGCAACGGGAGTGCGACCACGCATCGCCATCCTGCGCGAACAAGGCGTTAACGGCCAGGTGGAAATGGCGGCGGCGTTCGATCGCGCGGGTTTCGCGGCGGTGGACGTACATATGACCGATCTCCTGGCCGGTCGCGCGTTGCTGGACGATTTCAAAGGCATCGTGGCCGGCGGCGGATTTTCTTACGGCGACGTATTGGGCGCCGGCGGAGGCTGGGCCAGATCGATCCTGTTCAATGCCGTGCTGCGCGACCAGTTCGAGGCATTCTTCGCGCGCGACGACACCTTCGGGCTGGGCGTGTGTAACGGCTGTCAGATGTTTTCTAAACTTGGCGAACTCATACCCGGCACCGCGCACTGGCCGCGCTTCGTGCGTAACGAATCCGAGCAGTTCGAGGCGCGCGTGAGCCTGATCGAGGTTTCGTCTTCGCCGTCAATACTGTTGGACGGCATGCACGGCGCGGTGCTGCCGATCGCGGTCGCGCACGGCGAGGGCCGCGCGGAGTTTCACGATCAGGACCCGCACGACGTGCTTGCCTCGGGCCTGGTGACCTTGCGCTACGTCGATCACCAGTCGCAGGCTACGACACGTTATCCGCAGAATCCCAACGGCTCGCCGCTCGGCATCGCCGGTCTGACGACGGCCGACGGCCGGTTCACCATCATGATGCCGCACCCGGAGCGCGGGTTCCGCACCATACAGCTCTCGTGGCATCCGAATTGCTGGGGCGAAGATAGCCCCTGGCTGCGGCTGTTTCGAAACGCGCGTACGTGGCTGGGTTAAATTCGTCTGAGCACGCTAACAATACGGAATTGAATCAATGAACCGAATCTACGCACTTGCACTCGGACTGCTGATATCGCTGACGCCGGCGCTGGGCTGGACGGCGCTCGCCAACCGCGACGGCAATTCGGGCTCGCTGGATTACGTGGCGTTCGGCGCCAGCGATGCTGCGGGCATCGGCGCGATCCCGTTGACCGAAGGCTACGTGTACAAGGTCGCGGATGTATTGGCTGTTCGCGGGCAGCCGGTGGCGCTCTACAATCTCGGAATTCCCGGCGCCACCGCGCCTGACATCAAGGATGCCGTCGAGGTGTTCCTGCTCGGCCAGCAGGATGCCGATCTGATCACCTTGTGGACCGGCGCCAACGACATCATTCAGGGCGTCACGGCCGCAGAGTTCCGGACATCTCTGCGGTCCATTCTGTCGCAGCTGCGCGCGAACACGAGTGCGGCGATTCTCGTCGCGAACCTGGTAAAGCTAAACAGGTTGCCGCGCTTCGTCGATGAACCAAACCCGAGAGTGACGCCTGCGCGCGTGGCCACGTTTAACCGCATCATCCATGCTCAGGCGGCCGTGTTTCGCGCGCCAGTGGTGAATCTGTTCGGCGACATCACCCCCGGCGACGCGGTTACCAGCGACCTCGACGGGTTCCATCCCAACAATCTGGGCCATCGCCGTATCGCCGCGCTGTTTCTGCGCAAGATCATTCCGCGGCTTTAGGCGCGAACATAGGCCGCATTAGCAGCCGCGCCGGTCTCGTCATCTGGTGTCCGGATTCCATACCCAAAAAGTTGCGTTTGAGGCTTCGCTCGGCCATCGGCTGACGGGAC contains:
- the purL gene encoding phosphoribosylformylglycinamidine synthase translates to MLVLPGNRAFSEFRRCRLLAALQRINDGITDVRARHLHFVASAQPLALSQRAILDKLLIETPDADAEAAGDLFLVIPRAGTISPWASKGTDIAHSCNLDSITRIERGVAYRVASDHALDVPVRAGLIALIHDRMTQSVVDNIDAAAELFSNAQPARLRAIELGDGANAALAAANRQMGLALSEDEIEYLATHYAAMARAPTDVELMMFAQANSEHCRHKIFNATWSIDNEPQGASLFDMIRNTYRCAPDGVLSAYHDNAAVIEGSRARRFWPLSGTQVYAKYDEDAHIVMKVETHNHPTAISPFPGAATGAGGEIRDGAATGIGGKPVAGLCGFSVSNLRIPGFEQPWERDYGKPARIAAALEIMLQGPLGAAAFNNEFGRPNIAGYFRTLEQQVIGARGAELRGYHKPIMLAGGLGHIRDAHIDKRAAPSGAPVVVLGGPAMLIGLGGGAASSMASGVSDESLDFASVQRGNPEMQRRCQEVIDRCVAQGADNPILSIHDVGAGGLSNAIPELLAGTGRGGRIDLRAIPNVEPGMSPLEIWCNEAQERYVLAIDAPRLTDFERLCERERCPYAVVGHSTDDKQLIVEDRHFGNTPIDLPLEMLLGKPPKMHRDVRRTNVSQPFFDASGIGINEAVDRMLRLPAVASKSFLITIGDRTVGGLVARDQMVGPWQVPVADVGVTCADLYGYAGQAMAVGERAPVALVHPVASGRMAVGEAITNIAAASIARLGDVRLSANWMAAAGHPGDDAALFDTVRAVGLELCPALGIAIPVGKDSLSMKTQWQQDGEGREVTAPLSLIVSAFAPVSDVRVTLTPQLRTDCGETELLLIDLGQGRNRLGGSALAQVFGQVGDSAPDVDDPEEIKSFFAAIQALNREHLLLAYHDRSDGGLFVTLCEMAFAGHSGLDIDIGCLGDDSSAALFSEELGAVVQARRADTPRVLEVLNNAGLSDCSHVLGVLNQDDRIVIRARDKTLIDRSRSDLHKRWAETSYRMQALRDYPDCAAQEFEALTDDADPRRVVRVTFDAGEDTAAPLIATGVRPRIAILREQGVNGQVEMAAAFDRAGFAAVDVHMTDLLAGRALLDDFKGIVAGGGFSYGDVLGAGGGWARSILFNAVLRDQFEAFFARDDTFGLGVCNGCQMFSKLGELIPGTAHWPRFVRNESEQFEARVSLIEVSSSPSILLDGMHGAVLPIAVAHGEGRAEFHDQDPHDVLASGLVTLRYVDHQSQATTRYPQNPNGSPLGIAGLTTADGRFTIMMPHPERGFRTIQLSWHPNCWGEDSPWLRLFRNARTWLG
- a CDS encoding SGNH/GDSL hydrolase family protein: MNRIYALALGLLISLTPALGWTALANRDGNSGSLDYVAFGASDAAGIGAIPLTEGYVYKVADVLAVRGQPVALYNLGIPGATAPDIKDAVEVFLLGQQDADLITLWTGANDIIQGVTAAEFRTSLRSILSQLRANTSAAILVANLVKLNRLPRFVDEPNPRVTPARVATFNRIIHAQAAVFRAPVVNLFGDITPGDAVTSDLDGFHPNNLGHRRIAALFLRKIIPRL